TCGCGACGTTCGCGCTGCCGACCCTCAAGCGCGGCGCGATCAACGCGATCGACTGGTTCGCGGTGCTGAGCTTCACGATCCTCGGCACCTTCGTGTGGCTCGTGTGGCTCGCGTCGCTCACGGGCTTCCCGCATCCGCTCGCGCGCAACCTCGCGCGCCTGGTGCCCGGCTACGAGCCGCATTTCAAGATCCTGTCGTTCATCTGCGCGGTGGTCGTCACGGTGTGCTGGTGCGTGCTGGTGCGCTGGCGCATCTCGCGGCAGCCGAAGGTGCTGTGGCGCAGCGTCGTGCTGTCGGGCGCGGGCACCACGCTGATGTGGGTGCTGCTGATGACGCTATGGCTGCCGATCGTCAACTACGGCCGGACCTATCGCGATGTCGCGCAGCAGATCGCGGTGCACCTGCCGTCCGACTATGAGTGCATCTCGCCCGTGCGGCTCGGCGATGCGCAGATCGCAACCTTTGCGTATTTCGGCGACATGCACTTCGACTTCTCCGGCGACTGCGACGTGATCCTGCGCCAGGACCGCGCGGACTTCGGCGAGCCGAGCGCGATGTCGCAATACGTATGGCGTCTCGTGTGGGAAGGTCGCCGCGTCGCCGACCGCGACGAACGCTTCCGTCTGTACGAGCGCATCGAACGGCCGAAGACGCCCGTCAAGCGGCGTCCGCCGCGCCGCCAGGCGGCCGATTGACGATGTTCGGCGACATCCGCCGGATCGTCGGTCTTGCGTGGCCGGTGCTCGTCGGCCAGCTTGCAATCATCGCGTTCGGCGTGATCGACACTGCGATGGTCGGCCGCTACTCGGCCGTCGATCTGGCCGCACTCGGGCTCGGCTCATCGATCTACGTCTCGATCTATATCGGCCTGACGGGCATCCTGTCCGCGCTGCAGCCGATCACCGGGCAGCTGTATGGCGCGCGGCGCTATGCCGAGATCGGCGAGGAGGTGCGCCAGGCGCTGTGGCTCGCGCTGCTGCTCGCGGTGCCCGGCTTTCTGCTGCTGCATTTTCCCGAATTCCTGCTGCGCGTCGCGCACGCGCCCGCCGCGCTGCACGACCGCACCGTCGACTACCTGCGCATCCTGTCGTACGGGCTGCCCGCCAGCCTCGTATTCCGCATCTACAACGCGCTGACCAACGCGGCCGGCAAGCCGCGTCTCGCGATGATCCTGCAGATCGGCGCGCTGCTGCTCAAGTTTCCGCTCAACGTGTGGTTCATCTTCGGCGGGTTCGGCGTGCCGGCCCTCGGCGGCCCGGGCTGTGGGCTCGCGAGCACGCTGATCAACTGGGCGCTCGCGCTGATCGGCTACACGCTGCTCGCAAAGCTCGACGTGTTCGCGCCGCTCGCGATCTTCTCGCGCTTTTGCTGGCCCGTCTGGGAGCGCCAGAAGGCGATCCTGAAACTCGGGCTGCCGATGGGCCTGTCGTACCTGATCGAGGTCACGTCGTACACGTGCATGGCGCTTTTCATCGC
The nucleotide sequence above comes from Burkholderia pyrrocinia. Encoded proteins:
- a CDS encoding MATE family efflux transporter, translated to MFGDIRRIVGLAWPVLVGQLAIIAFGVIDTAMVGRYSAVDLAALGLGSSIYVSIYIGLTGILSALQPITGQLYGARRYAEIGEEVRQALWLALLLAVPGFLLLHFPEFLLRVAHAPAALHDRTVDYLRILSYGLPASLVFRIYNALTNAAGKPRLAMILQIGALLLKFPLNVWFIFGGFGVPALGGPGCGLASTLINWALALIGYTLLAKLDVFAPLAIFSRFCWPVWERQKAILKLGLPMGLSYLIEVTSYTCMALFIAQFGTTTLAGHQIAGNIGAVLYMTPLSIGVAASTLVARALGAGRPEEARLLGRHSVIFACGIAATYGVLVLTLRPLIVSGYTPNPAVAAAAMPLVAIVACYHCFDALQVTSAFVLRAYKVAIVPTVIYAVALWGVGLSGGYMLGFDVGGIAPAWLTGARGFWFANTISLMLAGAGLVLYLRHVSRAHVAAHA